A genomic window from Rattus norvegicus strain BN/NHsdMcwi chromosome 9, GRCr8, whole genome shotgun sequence includes:
- the Glb1l gene encoding beta-galactosidase-1-like protein isoform X2, protein MPPDLPSLLLRLVILLLLSQAEARSFVVDRQHDRFLLDGVPFRYISGSLHYFRVPRVLWADRLLKMKLSGLNAVQFYVPWNYHEPEPGIYNFNGSRDLTAFLNEAAKANLLVILRPGPYICAEWEMGGLPSWLLRNRDIHLRTSDPADNVTRIFSLLREYEPHGPLVNSEYYTGWLDYWGQNHSTRSTPAVARGLERILKLGASVNMYMFHGGTNFGYWNGADDKGYFLPITTSYDYDAPISEAGDPTPKLFAIQNVISKFQEIPLGPLPPPSPKMKLGPLTMSLDGNLLSFLDFLCPEGPIHSVLPLTFEAVKLDRGFMLYRTYMTYTVSEPTPLWVPNNGIHDRAYVMVDGVLKGILERSLKEELYLTGKVGTRLDILLENMGRLSFGSNHSDFKGLLEPPLLGQTVLTGWMMFPLKVDKLVKWWIPLQLMKRAQPQAPSVPAFYSAKFPALGLLGDTFLYLPGWTKGQVWINGFNLGRYWTMRGPQQTLYVPRPLLFGSSINKITLLELEDVPHDPQIQFLDKPILNSTLHWGYNYLLSEPQGSYEPIELSGH, encoded by the exons ATGCCACCCGACCTGCCTTCCCTGCTCCTGCGGCTTGTgattctgctgctgctgtcccaG GCAGAAGCTCGCTCCTTCGTAGTGGATCGGCAACATGACAGATTCCTCCTGGACGGGGTCCCGTTCCGCTATATTTCTGGCAGCCTGCACTACTTTCGCGTACCGCGGGTTCTTTGGGCCGATCGACTTCTCAAGATGAAATTGAGCGGCCTCAACGCTGTGCAATT TTATGTGCCCTGGAACTACCATGAGCCAGAACCTGGGATCTATAACTTTAATGGCAGCCGGGACCTCACTGCCTTTCTGAATGAGGCAGCTAAAGCAAACCTGTTGGTCATTCTGAGACCAGGACCTTACATCTGTGCTGAGTGGGAGATG GGAGGTCTCCCATCTTGGTTGCTTCGAAACCGTGATATTCATCTGAGAACCTCAGATCCTG cTGACAACGTGACCAGAATCTTTTCCCTGCTTCGGGAGTATGAACCTCATGGGCCATTG GTGAACTCCGAGTATTATACAGGCTGGCTGGATTACTGGGGCCAAAACCACTCCACACGGTCCACTCCAGCTGTAGCTAGAGGACTAGAAAGAATACTCAAGTTGGGAGCCAGTGTGAACAT GTATATGTTTCATGGAGGTACCAACTTTGGATACTGGAATG GTGCTGATGACAAGGGGTACTTCCTTCCGATTACTACCAGCTACGACTATGATGCACCCATATCTGAAGCAGGAGACCCCACACCTAAGCTTTTTGCAATTCAAAATGTCATCAGCAAG TTCCAGGAAATTCCCTTGGGACCTTTACCTCCCCCCAGCCCCAAGATGAAGCTTGGACCACTAACTATGAGCCTG GATGGGAATTTGCTGTCTTTCCTAGACTTTCTCTGCCCAGAAGGCCCCATCCATTCAGTTTTGCCATTGACCTTTGAGGCTGTCAAACTG GACCGTGGCTTTATGCTGTACCGGACCTATATGACTTACACTGTTTCAGAACCAACACCATTGTGGGTGCCAAATAATGGAATTCATGACCGTGCCTATGTGATGGTAGATGGG GTATTGAAGGGCATTCTGGAACGGAGCTTGAAAGAAGAACTGTATTTGACTGGGAAAGTAGGGACCAGGCTGGATATATTGCTAGAGAATATGGGGAGGCTCAGTTTTGGGTCTAACCACAGTGACTTCAAG GGCCTGTTAGAACCACCACTTCTGGGGCAGACAGTCCTCACTGGGTGGATGATGTTCCCTCTCAAGGTGGATAAGCTTGTAAAATGGTGGATCCCCTTGCAGCTGATGAAAAGAGCCCAGCCTCAAGCTCCCTCTGTCCCTGCCTTCTATTCTGCAAAGTTTCCGGCTTTAGGCTTACTTGGGGACACATTTCTCTATCTACCTGGATGGACCAAG GGCCAAGTATGGATCAATGGGTTTAACCTGGGTCGGTACTGGACAATGCGGGGTCCACAACAGACCCTATACGTGCCAAGACCTCTGCTGTTTGGTAGCTCAATCAACAAAATCACATTGCTGGAACTAGAAGATGTGCCTCATGACCCCCAGATCCAATTTTTGGATAAGCCTATCCTCAATAGCACTTTGCATTGGGGGTATAACTATCTTCTCTCAGAACCACAAGGTTCCTATGAACCAATAGAGTTAAGTGGGCACTGA
- the Glb1l gene encoding beta-galactosidase-1-like protein isoform X1, producing the protein MPPDLPSLLLRLVILLLLSQAEARSFVVDRQHDRFLLDGVPFRYISGSLHYFRVPRVLWADRLLKMKLSGLNAVQFYVPWNYHEPEPGIYNFNGSRDLTAFLNEAAKANLLVILRPGPYICAEWEMGGLPSWLLRNRDIHLRTSDPAFLHAVDSWFKVLLPKIYPFLYHNGGNIISIQVENEYGSYKVCDFKYMRHLAGLFRALLGDEILLFTTDGPQGLRCGSLQGLYATVDFGPADNVTRIFSLLREYEPHGPLVNSEYYTGWLDYWGQNHSTRSTPAVARGLERILKLGASVNMYMFHGGTNFGYWNGADDKGYFLPITTSYDYDAPISEAGDPTPKLFAIQNVISKDRGFMLYRTYMTYTVSEPTPLWVPNNGIHDRAYVMVDGVLKGILERSLKEELYLTGKVGTRLDILLENMGRLSFGSNHSDFKGLLEPPLLGQTVLTGWMMFPLKVDKLVKWWIPLQLMKRAQPQAPSVPAFYSAKFPALGLLGDTFLYLPGWTKGQVWINGFNLGRYWTMRGPQQTLYVPRPLLFGSSINKITLLELEDVPHDPQIQFLDKPILNSTLHWGYNYLLSEPQGSYEPIELSGH; encoded by the exons ATGCCACCCGACCTGCCTTCCCTGCTCCTGCGGCTTGTgattctgctgctgctgtcccaG GCAGAAGCTCGCTCCTTCGTAGTGGATCGGCAACATGACAGATTCCTCCTGGACGGGGTCCCGTTCCGCTATATTTCTGGCAGCCTGCACTACTTTCGCGTACCGCGGGTTCTTTGGGCCGATCGACTTCTCAAGATGAAATTGAGCGGCCTCAACGCTGTGCAATT TTATGTGCCCTGGAACTACCATGAGCCAGAACCTGGGATCTATAACTTTAATGGCAGCCGGGACCTCACTGCCTTTCTGAATGAGGCAGCTAAAGCAAACCTGTTGGTCATTCTGAGACCAGGACCTTACATCTGTGCTGAGTGGGAGATG GGAGGTCTCCCATCTTGGTTGCTTCGAAACCGTGATATTCATCTGAGAACCTCAGATCCTG CCTTCCTTCATGCTGTGGACTCCTGGTTCAAGGTTTTGCTGCCAAAGATATATCCATTTCTCTACCACAATGGGGGCAACATCATTAGCATTCAG GTGGAGAATGAATATGGTAGCTACAAGGTCTGTGATTTCAAGTATATGAGACACTTGGCTGGCCTCTTCCGTGCATTACTAGGAGACGAGATCTTGCTCTTCACCACAGATGGGCCTCAAGGACTCAGATGTGGTTCCCTTCAGGGACTCTATGCCACTGTAGATTTTGGCCCAG cTGACAACGTGACCAGAATCTTTTCCCTGCTTCGGGAGTATGAACCTCATGGGCCATTG GTGAACTCCGAGTATTATACAGGCTGGCTGGATTACTGGGGCCAAAACCACTCCACACGGTCCACTCCAGCTGTAGCTAGAGGACTAGAAAGAATACTCAAGTTGGGAGCCAGTGTGAACAT GTATATGTTTCATGGAGGTACCAACTTTGGATACTGGAATG GTGCTGATGACAAGGGGTACTTCCTTCCGATTACTACCAGCTACGACTATGATGCACCCATATCTGAAGCAGGAGACCCCACACCTAAGCTTTTTGCAATTCAAAATGTCATCAGCAAG GACCGTGGCTTTATGCTGTACCGGACCTATATGACTTACACTGTTTCAGAACCAACACCATTGTGGGTGCCAAATAATGGAATTCATGACCGTGCCTATGTGATGGTAGATGGG GTATTGAAGGGCATTCTGGAACGGAGCTTGAAAGAAGAACTGTATTTGACTGGGAAAGTAGGGACCAGGCTGGATATATTGCTAGAGAATATGGGGAGGCTCAGTTTTGGGTCTAACCACAGTGACTTCAAG GGCCTGTTAGAACCACCACTTCTGGGGCAGACAGTCCTCACTGGGTGGATGATGTTCCCTCTCAAGGTGGATAAGCTTGTAAAATGGTGGATCCCCTTGCAGCTGATGAAAAGAGCCCAGCCTCAAGCTCCCTCTGTCCCTGCCTTCTATTCTGCAAAGTTTCCGGCTTTAGGCTTACTTGGGGACACATTTCTCTATCTACCTGGATGGACCAAG GGCCAAGTATGGATCAATGGGTTTAACCTGGGTCGGTACTGGACAATGCGGGGTCCACAACAGACCCTATACGTGCCAAGACCTCTGCTGTTTGGTAGCTCAATCAACAAAATCACATTGCTGGAACTAGAAGATGTGCCTCATGACCCCCAGATCCAATTTTTGGATAAGCCTATCCTCAATAGCACTTTGCATTGGGGGTATAACTATCTTCTCTCAGAACCACAAGGTTCCTATGAACCAATAGAGTTAAGTGGGCACTGA
- the Glb1l gene encoding beta-galactosidase-1-like protein precursor has protein sequence MPPDLPSLLLRLVILLLLSQAEARSFVVDRQHDRFLLDGVPFRYISGSLHYFRVPRVLWADRLLKMKLSGLNAVQFYVPWNYHEPEPGIYNFNGSRDLTAFLNEAAKANLLVILRPGPYICAEWEMGGLPSWLLRNRDIHLRTSDPAFLHAVDSWFKVLLPKIYPFLYHNGGNIISIQVENEYGSYKVCDFKYMRHLAGLFRALLGDEILLFTTDGPQGLRCGSLQGLYATVDFGPADNVTRIFSLLREYEPHGPLVNSEYYTGWLDYWGQNHSTRSTPAVARGLERILKLGASVNMYMFHGGTNFGYWNGADDKGYFLPITTSYDYDAPISEAGDPTPKLFAIQNVISKFQEIPLGPLPPPSPKMKLGPLTMSLDGNLLSFLDFLCPEGPIHSVLPLTFEAVKLDRGFMLYRTYMTYTVSEPTPLWVPNNGIHDRAYVMVDGVLKGILERSLKEELYLTGKVGTRLDILLENMGRLSFGSNHSDFKGLLEPPLLGQTVLTGWMMFPLKVDKLVKWWIPLQLMKRAQPQAPSVPAFYSAKFPALGLLGDTFLYLPGWTKGQVWINGFNLGRYWTMRGPQQTLYVPRPLLFGSSINKITLLELEDVPHDPQIQFLDKPILNSTLHWGYNYLLSEPQGSYEPIELSGH, from the exons ATGCCACCCGACCTGCCTTCCCTGCTCCTGCGGCTTGTgattctgctgctgctgtcccaG GCAGAAGCTCGCTCCTTCGTAGTGGATCGGCAACATGACAGATTCCTCCTGGACGGGGTCCCGTTCCGCTATATTTCTGGCAGCCTGCACTACTTTCGCGTACCGCGGGTTCTTTGGGCCGATCGACTTCTCAAGATGAAATTGAGCGGCCTCAACGCTGTGCAATT TTATGTGCCCTGGAACTACCATGAGCCAGAACCTGGGATCTATAACTTTAATGGCAGCCGGGACCTCACTGCCTTTCTGAATGAGGCAGCTAAAGCAAACCTGTTGGTCATTCTGAGACCAGGACCTTACATCTGTGCTGAGTGGGAGATG GGAGGTCTCCCATCTTGGTTGCTTCGAAACCGTGATATTCATCTGAGAACCTCAGATCCTG CCTTCCTTCATGCTGTGGACTCCTGGTTCAAGGTTTTGCTGCCAAAGATATATCCATTTCTCTACCACAATGGGGGCAACATCATTAGCATTCAG GTGGAGAATGAATATGGTAGCTACAAGGTCTGTGATTTCAAGTATATGAGACACTTGGCTGGCCTCTTCCGTGCATTACTAGGAGACGAGATCTTGCTCTTCACCACAGATGGGCCTCAAGGACTCAGATGTGGTTCCCTTCAGGGACTCTATGCCACTGTAGATTTTGGCCCAG cTGACAACGTGACCAGAATCTTTTCCCTGCTTCGGGAGTATGAACCTCATGGGCCATTG GTGAACTCCGAGTATTATACAGGCTGGCTGGATTACTGGGGCCAAAACCACTCCACACGGTCCACTCCAGCTGTAGCTAGAGGACTAGAAAGAATACTCAAGTTGGGAGCCAGTGTGAACAT GTATATGTTTCATGGAGGTACCAACTTTGGATACTGGAATG GTGCTGATGACAAGGGGTACTTCCTTCCGATTACTACCAGCTACGACTATGATGCACCCATATCTGAAGCAGGAGACCCCACACCTAAGCTTTTTGCAATTCAAAATGTCATCAGCAAG TTCCAGGAAATTCCCTTGGGACCTTTACCTCCCCCCAGCCCCAAGATGAAGCTTGGACCACTAACTATGAGCCTG GATGGGAATTTGCTGTCTTTCCTAGACTTTCTCTGCCCAGAAGGCCCCATCCATTCAGTTTTGCCATTGACCTTTGAGGCTGTCAAACTG GACCGTGGCTTTATGCTGTACCGGACCTATATGACTTACACTGTTTCAGAACCAACACCATTGTGGGTGCCAAATAATGGAATTCATGACCGTGCCTATGTGATGGTAGATGGG GTATTGAAGGGCATTCTGGAACGGAGCTTGAAAGAAGAACTGTATTTGACTGGGAAAGTAGGGACCAGGCTGGATATATTGCTAGAGAATATGGGGAGGCTCAGTTTTGGGTCTAACCACAGTGACTTCAAG GGCCTGTTAGAACCACCACTTCTGGGGCAGACAGTCCTCACTGGGTGGATGATGTTCCCTCTCAAGGTGGATAAGCTTGTAAAATGGTGGATCCCCTTGCAGCTGATGAAAAGAGCCCAGCCTCAAGCTCCCTCTGTCCCTGCCTTCTATTCTGCAAAGTTTCCGGCTTTAGGCTTACTTGGGGACACATTTCTCTATCTACCTGGATGGACCAAG GGCCAAGTATGGATCAATGGGTTTAACCTGGGTCGGTACTGGACAATGCGGGGTCCACAACAGACCCTATACGTGCCAAGACCTCTGCTGTTTGGTAGCTCAATCAACAAAATCACATTGCTGGAACTAGAAGATGTGCCTCATGACCCCCAGATCCAATTTTTGGATAAGCCTATCCTCAATAGCACTTTGCATTGGGGGTATAACTATCTTCTCTCAGAACCACAAGGTTCCTATGAACCAATAGAGTTAAGTGGGCACTGA
- the Stk16 gene encoding serine/threonine-protein kinase 16, which translates to MGHALCVCSRGTVIIDNKRYLFVQKLGEGGFSYVDLVEGLHDGHFYALKRILCHEQQDQEEAQREADMHRLFQHPNILRLMAYSLKERGAKHEAWLLLPFFKRGTLWNEIERLKDQGNFLTEDQILPLLLGICRGLEAIHAKGYAHRDLKPTNILLGDEGQPVLMDLGSMNQACIQVEGSRQALALQDWAAQRCTISYRAPELFSVQSHCVIDERTDVWSLGCVLYAMMFGEGPYDMVFQKGDSVALAVQNDLSIPQSPRHSSALRQLLASMMTVDPQQRPHIPVLLSQLEALQPPAPGQHTTQI; encoded by the exons ATGGGCCATGCACTGTGTGTCTGTTCCCGGGGAACTGTCATCATTGACAATAAGCGTTACCTCTTCGTCCAGaaattgggggaggg TGGGTTCAGCTACGTGGACCTAGTGGAGGGCTTACATGATGGACACTTCTACGCCCTGAAGCGAATCCTGTGTCATGAGCAGCAGGACCAGGAAGAGGCCCAACGAGAGGCAGACATGCATCGCCTCTTCCAGCATCCAAACATCCTTCGCCTCATGGCTTACTCTTTGAAAGAACGAGGTGCTAAGCATGAAGCCTGGCTGCTGCTACCCTTCTTCAAG AGAGGTACACTGTGGAATGAGATAGAAAGGCTGAAGGACCAAGGCAACTTCCTGACTGAAGACCAAATCCTTCCGTTGTTGCTGGGTATCTGCAGAGGCCTTGAGGCCATTCATGCCAAAGGTTATGCACACAG GGACCTGAAGCCCACCAATATTTTGCTTGGTGATGAGGGGCAGCCGGTTTTAATGGACTTGGGTTCTATGAATCAAGCATGCATCCAAGTGGAGGGATCTCGCCAGGCCCTAGCTCTACAG GACTGGGCAGCCCAGCGGTGCACCATCTCCTACCGGGCACCTGAACTTTTTTCTGTGCAAAGCCACTGTGTCATCGATGAGCGGACTGATGTCTGG TCCCTAGGCTGTGTGCTTTATGCAATGATGTTTGGGGAAGGCCCTTATGATATGGTGTTCCAGAAAGGTGACAGTGTGGCCCTTGCTGTGCAGAATGACCTCAGCATCCCACAAAGCCCCAG GCATTCTTCAGCATTGCGACAGCTGTTGGCCTCTATGATGACTGTGGACCCCCAGCAACGCCCTCACATCCCTGTCCTCCTCAGTCAATTGGAGGCATTGCAGCCACCAGCTCCTGGCCAGCACACCACCCAAATCTGA
- the Stk16 gene encoding serine/threonine-protein kinase 16 isoform X1 yields the protein MGHALCVCSRGTVIIDNKRYLFVQKLGEGGFSYVDLVEGLHDGHFYALKRILCHEQQDQEEAQREADMHRLFQHPNILRLMAYSLKERGAKHEAWLLLPFFKRGTLWNEIERLKDQGNFLTEDQILPLLLGICRGLEAIHAKGYAHRDLKPTNILLGDEGQPVLMDLGSMNQACIQVEGSRQALALQSLGCVLYAMMFGEGPYDMVFQKGDSVALAVQNDLSIPQSPRHSSALRQLLASMMTVDPQQRPHIPVLLSQLEALQPPAPGQHTTQI from the exons ATGGGCCATGCACTGTGTGTCTGTTCCCGGGGAACTGTCATCATTGACAATAAGCGTTACCTCTTCGTCCAGaaattgggggaggg TGGGTTCAGCTACGTGGACCTAGTGGAGGGCTTACATGATGGACACTTCTACGCCCTGAAGCGAATCCTGTGTCATGAGCAGCAGGACCAGGAAGAGGCCCAACGAGAGGCAGACATGCATCGCCTCTTCCAGCATCCAAACATCCTTCGCCTCATGGCTTACTCTTTGAAAGAACGAGGTGCTAAGCATGAAGCCTGGCTGCTGCTACCCTTCTTCAAG AGAGGTACACTGTGGAATGAGATAGAAAGGCTGAAGGACCAAGGCAACTTCCTGACTGAAGACCAAATCCTTCCGTTGTTGCTGGGTATCTGCAGAGGCCTTGAGGCCATTCATGCCAAAGGTTATGCACACAG GGACCTGAAGCCCACCAATATTTTGCTTGGTGATGAGGGGCAGCCGGTTTTAATGGACTTGGGTTCTATGAATCAAGCATGCATCCAAGTGGAGGGATCTCGCCAGGCCCTAGCTCTACAG TCCCTAGGCTGTGTGCTTTATGCAATGATGTTTGGGGAAGGCCCTTATGATATGGTGTTCCAGAAAGGTGACAGTGTGGCCCTTGCTGTGCAGAATGACCTCAGCATCCCACAAAGCCCCAG GCATTCTTCAGCATTGCGACAGCTGTTGGCCTCTATGATGACTGTGGACCCCCAGCAACGCCCTCACATCCCTGTCCTCCTCAGTCAATTGGAGGCATTGCAGCCACCAGCTCCTGGCCAGCACACCACCCAAATCTGA